The Actinomycetota bacterium genomic interval CTGCGAGTGCAGACCGGTCGGGAGGTGTTCTCGGCATCCTCACGCTCTGGGAGACAGAAGCGGACCGGGAGGCCAGCGAGAGCGCACTGGCCAAGTCACGACAAGAGGGCCTCGACATCATCGGGGCCAAACTGACCGTCGAGACCTTCGAGGAGTTGCTGGCTGAGGTGATCGAACCGCCGACACCCGGGTCCGCTCTGATGGTCACCCGGATCAGCATGGATCCCGCCAAGATCGACGAGAACTCGGATCAAGGCCAACGCCGGATTCCAATCCGTGCGGAACATGCTCAACCGAGAGACCGGACATGGGCTCGTGGGCACCGTCTGGGCGAACCAGGACGCGATGAAGGCCGCAGCTGCCGAGGCCCAAGCCCGCCGCCAAGAGGGCATCGCGCGGGGTGTCAGCTTCGGTGATGTGAGCTATCGAGAGATCCTCTTCGCCGATCTGCGATAGGTCACTCAGAGCCGGCCCGTTGCGGTGAACGGGGCACTTGGTGAGCGAGACTCGCGAGGTGGGCGGCGCAGTACGGCTACGGGCTGTCGAGGAACACGAGCTCGATCATCTCGTCCGGCTCCTGTGGGACCCGGAGGCACCGGGCGAACACCAGTGGTTCGGCTTCCGCGTGGACAAGGCGCGGGACATCGAACGTCGCTGGCGCGAGGACGGGCTGATCGGCGGCGACGCTTCCTTTCTGGCGGTCGGGCTCGGGGACGGCAGGTGCGCGGGCTGGGTGACGTGGCGGCCCGTGAGCGCTTCCGGCAATTTCGAGATCGGGATAGCGCTGTTCGCGGAGCATCGAGGTCACGGCATCGGGACCGACGCCCATCGGCGCCTGGTCGACTACTTGTTCAACACCACGCCAAGCCGGCACCGAGGTCGACAACCTCGCCGAGCAGCGCGCGCTCGAACGGGCAGGTTTTCGCCGCGAGGGGGTCCAGCGAGGGCTGTACTTCCGCGCGGGGGCGTGGCGCGACAGCGTCATGTACGGCCTGCTCCGCGACGAGTGGCTGATGGCCGACTGAGCCTCGGCGACCGAGGCTTGCCGCCTGCACTCTCCGCGGAGAAGAGTGGGCCGATGAAGAAGGGGACAACTGGTGAGGCAAGTCTGCATGTGAACGTGCCGCCGGAGAAGCTGTACGAGTTGGTCAGCGACGTCGCCCGGATGGGCGAGTGGAGCCCGGAGACGGTTCGGTGCCGGTGGCTCGACGGCGCCAACGGGCCCGAAGTCGGCGCACGGTTCAAGGGCACCAACCAACGCGGGTTCATGCGCTGGAGCACCAAGCCGCGAGTGGTTGCTGCCGAACCGGGGCGTGAAGTTGCCTTCGTCGTCAACCTCGTGATCTTCCAACGCGAGATGACGAAATGGCGCTACCAGTTCCAACCGGCGGCCGACGGCGGTACGGACGTGACCGAACATCTCCTTCGGCGAGCGTCGGCTGATGGGCATCAAGGACCGCAAGGCTGATCTCGAGGCCGGAATGCGCCGCACGCTCGAGCGCATCAAGGCCGTTGCCGAAGGCAGCGCCTGAGCGGCCTCTTCTCAGTCGGGTCGCTCCAGGGCCCGTTTGATCGCGTTGAGCAACTGCTTGCGTTCGGCGGCGGTTGTAACTCGATGTCGCTCGAACTCGTCGGCGAGGCGAACGTCGGCAAAGAGGTCATCGCCGTCGGCGTGAAAATGGAGAAAGGCGCGTGACTTGCGGGTGAAGTTTCCTCGAGTGCGCTCCCGCAGGTCTCCCATCCTTCGGAGCTGAGCGAGCAGCGGCTCCAGCCGATCAAGATCGGTTGTGGTCGCGTGTCTCATGGTCAGATCGAGCTCCTCGACTCCGGATCGTCAGCACTCTGCCTCAAATCTGGTGTGGGCAACTGACGGGCCGGTGAGAGCGGTCGACGCGCACAATTCCTTGATATCGAACGTCTGTTCGGGTACAGTGTCGGCGTCGTTCCTATCGACCGTCGGTGTGCAGCCCGACGGTCCTGTGTGAGGTCCCGAGGCGGAGGAGCGATGGACGTCCTGGTCGAGCTCAGCGGCGCGATCGACGCGGTGTGTGCGGCGAAGCCGGCGCGCCTCGCCGACCGCGAGTCGATCCAGGACCTGCACCGCCAGCTCGAGCGGCTGCACGCGGCCACCACCCGGGCGAGCGCCGCCTTCGAGGCGGGTGGCACCTGGGAGGCCGACGGCGCCCGCAGCGCGGCGGCGTGGCTGGCGACGCGCGTGCGCAGCGCGCTGCCCGCGGCCCGCCGGCGCCTGCGCCTGGGCCGGGCGCTGCGCCACATGCCCCACGTCGAGGCGGCCTGGCTGGCGGGTGAGATCGACGCCACCCACGTCGCCGCCCTGGCCGAGGCGCGCACCCCACCGAGCACGGACTGCTTCGGGCGCGACGAGGCGATGCTGGTGGGCCAGGCGGCGCGCTTGAGCCACCGACGCTTCTCCCGGGCGCTGGCCTACTGGTGCCAGCGGGCCGATCCCGACGGCACCGAGCAGCGCGCCTCGGCCGAGCTCGACGCCCGCCGCCTGCACCTGTCCCAGGGCTTCGGCGGCACCTGGGTGCTCGACGGGGTCTTCGACCCCGTCGGCGGCGCGGTGCCGGAGGGGGCGCTCGGTCGCATCGAGGCGGATCTGTTCCAAGCCGACTGGGCCGAGGCCCGGGCCCGGGCGGGCGAGGGGGTGTGTGCGGCGGACCTGGCCCGCACCCCCGCCCAGCGCCGGGCCGACGCGATGGTGGAGATGGCACGGCGGGCCGGCGCGACGCCCCCTGGTGCCCGGCTCCCCGAGCCCTTGGTCACCGTGTTGGTGGGCTATGAGACCTTCGCCGGGCGCATCTGCGAGCTGGCCAATGGCACCGTGCTCAGCCCCGGGAGCCTGCTGCGCCTGCTCGAGCGGGCGTGGGTGGAGCGGGTGGTGTTCGACGGGCCCGACCGGATCAAGAACATCGGCGTGCGCCGGCGCCTGTTCACCGGCGCCACCCGCCGCGCGGTCGAGGTGCGCGACCGGGAGTGCTTCCACGAGTTCTGCGAGCGTCGTGCCGACGAGTGCGAGATCGACCACGTGCAGCCGTACTCGGCGGGCGGGCCCACCGTCGAGGACAACGGCCGGCTGGCCTGCGGCT includes:
- a CDS encoding SRPBCC family protein; its protein translation is MKKGTTGEASLHVNVPPEKLYELVSDVARMGEWSPETVRCRWLDGANGPEVGARFKGTNQRGFMRWSTKPRVVAAEPGREVAFVVNLVIFQREMTKWRYQFQPAADGGTDVTEHLLRRASADGHQGPQG
- a CDS encoding DUF222 domain-containing protein; amino-acid sequence: MDVLVELSGAIDAVCAAKPARLADRESIQDLHRQLERLHAATTRASAAFEAGGTWEADGARSAAAWLATRVRSALPAARRRLRLGRALRHMPHVEAAWLAGEIDATHVAALAEARTPPSTDCFGRDEAMLVGQAARLSHRRFSRALAYWCQRADPDGTEQRASAELDARRLHLSQGFGGTWVLDGVFDPVGGAVPEGALGRIEADLFQADWAEARARAGEGVCAADLARTPAQRRADAMVEMARRAGATPPGARLPEPLVTVLVGYETFAGRICELANGTVLSPGSLLRLLERAWVERVVFDGPDRIKNIGVRRRLFTGATRRAVEVRDRECFHEFCERRADECEIDHVQPYSAGGPTVEDNGRLACGYHNRLRHRRS